In a single window of the Enoplosus armatus isolate fEnoArm2 chromosome 15, fEnoArm2.hap1, whole genome shotgun sequence genome:
- the zfyve28 gene encoding lateral signaling target protein 2 homolog: MDECIPNDRANRDFCVKFPEEIRHDNLAGQLWFGAECLAAGSIIMNREIESIAMRPLAKDLTRSLEEVRNITRDQALRDLNLYTDRMKDALRHFDSLFAEFELSYVSAMVPVKSPKEYYVQQDVIVLFCETVERALKLGYLTQDLIDDYEPALMFTIPRLAIVCGLVVYAEGPLNLDRKSEDMSELFRPFRTLLKKIRDLLQTLTEEELITLERNLCISQDGEVSIDQELATNSSPAPVQENHSSCIPANDTSRGGSEGEQGHLALFVCPSKEEEPAEVEKGWEEVETERGEEEQEQGLLCEEAEEAELACSMQYDEEELEQLNMMVYRVGDEMSTLLSPPSQGQSPAHHPHRGEAGGSSGASSTEASPRRLLVGRGRKCIYVEEEDRVFLMDDLDAAGDSITSISREACSCVASPSKAPESARPVQRRPGSRPASTRNGWYSEAQSEQPCPQPRSQNAHCPNAKPSSCTSAPGSEPLPYTNGWEMGLEGTASETAEVIAHRMGGMKLSATVIFNPRSPSLTELAVDKLLLPRPAPSDIEPCGPLVATHCLLNSCVCCGSCEDGHEDAITTDTTGLGLGLALGLDKHCKTSAPSTVIQSSACRLPPRGHEPHSKGELAQLTPPSSRCSAETLEDDSNSQLCEKYLMVAPGPGYHGQDCDSSEGDGPSPCNHQVGSEKQACGGRQRDKEMDMDKTGTKDTKRDTKEDSRRNSSFQNSPLSSVSGSDCESVSVTTCSLSSSAYTPSPVSSLTPSSGMSEDLDHQEIQLALQVAKMAARNKIRSRFHSSSDLIHRLFVCISGVADQLQTNYASDLRSILKTLFEVMATKCEQGDNDKQKAGPVLRSAVLEDCALCQETISSSELAAKAREGQFEDPPDWVPDEACNSCIACKAPFTVIRRKHHCRSCGKIFCSRCSSHSAPLPRYGQMKPVRVCTHCYMFHVTPFYSDKAGI, from the exons ATGGATGAATGTATCCCCAATGACCGGGCCAACCGAGACTTCTGTGTCAAGTTCCCCGAGGAGATTCGTCATGACAACTTGGCAGGGCAGTTGTGGTTTGGGGCTGAG TGTTTGGCTGCCGGCTCCATCATCATGAACAGGGAGATAGAGAGTATAGCAATGAGACCCCTGGCTAAGGACCTTACACGCAGCCTGGAGGAGGTACGCAACATCACCAGAGACCAGGCCTTGAGGGACCTCAACTTGTACACGGACCGCATGAAGGACGCATTGCGACATTTCGACAGCCTTTTTGCTGAGTTTGAACTCAG TTATGTGTCAGCCATGGTGCCTGTGAAGTCTCCCAAAGAATACTATGTACAGCAGGATGTGATTGTGCTCTTCTGTGAGACTGTGGAGAG GGCCCTGAAGCTGGGCTATCTCACGCAAGACTTGATCGATGACTATGAACCCGCACTGATGTTTACAATTCCCAGACTAGCCATTGTGTG tgGGCTGGTTGTGTATGCAGAGGGACCTCTCAACCTAGACCGAAAATCAGAGGACATGTCTGAGCTCTTCCGGCCTTTTCGCACTTTATTGAAGAAAATCAG AGACCTGCTGCAGACCCTGACTGAGGAGGAGTTAATTACGCTGGAGAGGAACCTGTGTATCTCTCAGGACGGGGAGGTGTCCATAGACCAAGAACTGGCCACAAACAGCTCACCAGCTCCAGTCCAAGAGAATCACTCATCCTGCATCCCCGCTAATGACACCTCCAGGGGGGGGAGTGAGGGGGAGCAGGGGCATCtggctctgtttgtctgtccaaGCAAGGAGGAGGAGCCGGCGGAAGTGGAAAAGGgctgggaggaggtggagaccgagaggggggaggaggagcaggagcagggcCTGCTGtgtgaggaggcagaggaggctgaATTGGCCTGCTCCATGCAGTACGATGAGGAGGAACTGGAGCAGCTCAACATGATGGTGTACCGCGTGGGAGACGAGATGTCCACCCTGCTGTCGCCTCCCAGCCAAGGTCAGTCCCCAGCACACCATCCccacagaggagaggcaggaggctCCAGTGGTGCTTCCAGCACTGAGGCCTCTCCCCGCAGGCTCCTGGTGGGCCGGGGAAGGAAATGCATCTatgtagaggaggaggacagggtcTTCCTCATGGATGACTTGGATGCAGCAGGAGACAGCATCACCAGCATCTCAAGAGAGGCCTGTAGTTGTGTCGCCTCTCCTTCCAAAGCACCAGAGTCTGCTCGTCCTGTGCAGCGAAGGCCGGGATCACGGCCAGCCTCGACTAGGAATGGCTGGTACTCTGAGGCCCAGTCAGAGCAGCCATGTCCGCAGCCACGCAGCCAGAACGCACACTGTCCTAATGCAAAGCCCTCTTCTTGCACTTCCGCTCCTGGCTCTGAACCTCTGCCTTACACCAACGGGTGGGAGATGGGTTTGGAGGGGACAGCTTCTGAAACAGCTGAGGTCATCGCCCACCGTATGGGTGGGATGAAGCTGTCTGCCACAGTCATCTTCAACCCTCGCTCCCCCAGCTTGACGGAGCTGGCCGTggacaagctgctgctgccgcgGCCCGCTCCCTCTGATATTGAGCCCTGCGGCCCCCTGGTGGCCACTCACTGCCTGCTCAACTCCTGTGTCTGCTGTGGGAGCTGTGAGGATGGCCACGAGGATGCTATCACCACAGATACCACTGGGCTCGGGTTAGGCCTTGCCCTGGGACTAGACAAACACTGTAAGACCTCAGCCCCCAGCACTGTCATCCAGTCCTCTGCTTGCCGGCTACCCCCACGAGGTCACGAGCCTCACAGTAAGGGTGAGCTCGCCCAGTTGACTCCCCCTTCTTCCCGCTGCTCTGCAGAGACCCTGGAAGATGATTCAAACTCCCAGCTCTGTGAGAAGTACCTGATGGTGGCTCCGGGGCCGGGGTATCATGGACAGGACTGTGACTCCAGCGAAGGGGATGGACCCTCCCCGTGCAACCACCAAGTGGGGAGTGAAAAGCAGGCCTGTGGAGGCCGTCAGAGGGACAAGGAGATGGATATGGACAAGACGGGCACTAAAGACACGAAGAGGGACACCAAAGAGGACAGCAGGAGGAACTCCAG tTTCCAGAActctcccctcagctctgtgtcAGGTAGTGACTGTGAGAGTGTTTCGGTCACCACATGTAGTCTGTCAAGCAGTGCGTACACTCCCAG CCCTGTCAGCAGTCTGACCCCCAGCTCGGGGATGTCAGAAGACCTGGACCATCAGGAGATCCAGCTGGCCCTGCAAGttgccaagatggctgccaggAACAAGATCCGATCACGCTTCCACAGCAGCAGCGACCTCATCCACCGTCTCTTTGTTTGTATATCAG GTGTTGCTGATCAGCTGCAGACCAACTATGCTAGTGACCTTCGCAGCATCCTCAAAACTCTGTTTGAAGTCATGGCAACCAAGTGTGAGCAAGGAGACAACGATAAGCAAAAAG CAGGTCCTGTGCTACGTAGTGCAGTGCTGGAGGACTGTGCTCTCTGTCAGGAGACCATTTCCTCATCGGAATTGGCAGCTAAGGCCCGAGAGGGCCAGTTCGAAG ACCCTCCGGACTGGGTCCCTGATGAAGCCTGCAACTCTTGCATTGCCTGCAAGGCTCCCTTCACTGTCATCCGCAGGAAGCATCACTGTAGAAGCTGTGGAAAG ATCTTCTGCTCCCGCTGCTCCTCCCATTCTGCTCCTTTGCCCCGATACGGCCAGATGAAGCCCGTCAGGGTTTGCACACACTGCTACATGTTTCATGTCACGCCCTTCTACAGCGACAAGGCTGGCATCTGA